CCGTCGCCCTGCCCGGCGCGCACGAGGCGCTCGCCGCGGTGCACGAGGCCGGTGGCCGCACGGTCGTCGTCACCGGCAAGTACGGCCCGAACGCGGCGCTGCACGTGAAGGCGCTCGGCCTGGCCGTCGACGTGCTCGTGGGCGAGCTGTGGTCGGACGGCAAGGCGGTGGCCCTGCGCGAGCACGGCGCGACGATCTACGCCGGCGATCACCTGGGGGACGTGCGTGGCGCGCTGGCGGCCGGCGCGGTGCCGGTGGGTGTGACGACGGGCCCCTGCAGCCGCGCGGAGTTACTGGAGGCGGGGGCCGAGGTGGTCTTCGAGAGCCTGGCGGAGTTCCCGGCCTGGCTCAGCCGGCAGCCGCTTTCCGGTGCTCGCGAACCAGTGAGATGAGCGACAGGGCGATGCCGAGGGGAGTGGCCACCCCGGCGACGGCGCTCAGCCACACCGGGAGGTCCCGAAGGCCGAACGCGAACAGGACGAACACGGCCAGCACGGCCAGCACGCCGACGGCGAACACACCGATCCCGAGCCGCATGAGGAACGGCTTGCGCGGGGAAGTCTTGGCCGGAGTATCCATGGCACAAGGTTAGAACCCATATCTTCTTCACCGGAGGGCGCATACCGGGATAGGCTGGTGGTTACGCGTCCTGGGTACGCCCAGGGCGCGTTCGTCGTGCAGGGCGGTCACGTGCCGCCGGTACGCGAGATGACTTACTCAGAGCGAAGGAACGGTGAGGGCAGTGCCGACCGGCAAGGTCAAGTGGTACGACGCGGAGAAGGGGTTCGGTTTCGTCACCCAGGACGGCGGCCAGGACGTCTACATCCGCAAGACCGCGCTCCCCCAAGGGGTCGAGGCACTCAAGGCAGGCCAGCGGCTGGAGTTCGGCGTCGCCGACGGCCGTCGTGGTCCGCAGGCCCTGTCCGTTCGGCTGATCGACAGCCTGCCCTCGGTCGCCGAAGCGCGCCGCCGCCCGGCGGAGGAGCTGCACGGCCTGATCGAGGACATGATCAAGCTGCTCGAGATGAAGGTGCAGCCGGACCTGCGCCGCGGCCGCTACCCGGACCGCAAGAACACCAAGCGGATCGCCGAAGTGATGCGCGCGGTGGCCCGGGACCTCGACCCGTAAGTCAGGTCACACCGGAGCCGCCAGCCGCCACGCAACCGCACCCGGCAACGCAAGCTGCTGACCTCACGAGCCACCCCTCTCCCGCAACCCGATCCCCAGCCAAATCGGTTGCCGAGCCACCGGGTCAAGGCACGCTTTCCCGCCTTGACGCGGTGTCTCGGCAACCGAACACCTGAAAGATCGGGTTCGGGAGGGACTCTTTCAATCGGGGCGTAGCGAAGCGAAGCCGGCGATCGAGAAACCCGCGTAGCGGCTACGAACCCGGCTCAACCTGCAAAGACCAGAAAGCCCGCGCCACCAACTGCGGATTCCCGTTCTCATCCAGTAACGGATTCCCGGCCTGATCAGCCGCATAGGCAGCTCCGAGCTGCTGCACCTCCACAACGACCAGCTGGTCGTCCGGCGCGGCTCCGGTAGCGGTGTAGGCCAGCTTGTCCCCGGGC
The window above is part of the Amycolatopsis thermoflava N1165 genome. Proteins encoded here:
- a CDS encoding HAD family hydrolase, with the protein product MGTAVGFDLDMTLIDPRPGMVAVMNALGVEAGLPLDGEHFAANLGPPLDMVLRDFGAPEERIGALVDRFRQLYPEIVIPETVALPGAHEALAAVHEAGGRTVVVTGKYGPNAALHVKALGLAVDVLVGELWSDGKAVALREHGATIYAGDHLGDVRGALAAGAVPVGVTTGPCSRAELLEAGAEVVFESLAEFPAWLSRQPLSGAREPVR
- a CDS encoding cold-shock protein, whose protein sequence is MPTGKVKWYDAEKGFGFVTQDGGQDVYIRKTALPQGVEALKAGQRLEFGVADGRRGPQALSVRLIDSLPSVAEARRRPAEELHGLIEDMIKLLEMKVQPDLRRGRYPDRKNTKRIAEVMRAVARDLDP